A window of the Ostrea edulis chromosome 1, xbOstEdul1.1, whole genome shotgun sequence genome harbors these coding sequences:
- the LOC125680007 gene encoding uncharacterized protein K02A2.6-like: MATAIMTDLGGIPTFDCHGDQTTVGVRWTKWRRAFELFIAGKGVKDAAQKKALLLHCGGMEMQDIFFTFTLEDPGENQTVYDVAMKKLDDHFKPQVNDAYERHLFRAMKQSQNETIDQFVTRLRQKAEFCGYGTKTDESIRDQVIEKCSSSVLRRKLLERGKDLTLDKLQTIARALEASETQAFTMENIKSEVNHVQVKGSRSCKASVTKKPSSDKRCYRCDREGHNQSSDRCPAKGKECHKCGRTGHFAKCCKSGTVNKPTKGRSRDHNQRNSHVRFVDTAGNQEDDHDDEYAFSVTEFSKQPSITVQLGGVSAEMIIDSGASCNVIDKSTWEILKNKRIQCQSQRSSKRLFSYGSQTPMNVIGTFLATISVGSKSEEAEFIVVEEKGQALLGRETALKLGVLKLGPDVQVNTVSDSIFTEYSDVFQGLGKLKDFQLEIPIDKEVTPVAQPLRRAPFNLRSLIEKKLDELENLDVIEKASGPTPWISPVVVVPKKNDIRLCIDMRQANSAIIRERHPIPTVDEVLHVLNQSTIFSKLDIKWAFHQVELCKESRPITTFVTHKGLYRYKRLMFGISCAPEMYQRVIQQALEGCEGVRNIFDDIVVHGTSVEEHDARLRKLLDRIREKGLTLNKEKCKFRMSEIVFMGHLLSARGIGPAKSKVTAVNDARQPETASEIRGFLGLVNYSSRFIPDLATLSEPLRRLTRKGVHFNWGQEQEHAFEELKRRLTNAQTLGYYDPKAETIVITDASPVGLGAVLVQKQNGDERVICYASRTLSDVEKRYSQTEKEALGIVWACERFHMYLYGTEFELRTDHKPLEFIYSKKSKPCARIERWVLRLQTYTFKVKHIPGKQNIADCLSRMPSKEVDPFFVEDSETHVKFVAETSTPNAMSTRQIERESDKDPELVDVRECIQTGKWHNIQEKLYLTVREELCCIGKLILRGTRIVIPTELRTHVLELAHEGHPGIVVMKRRLRAKVWWPGIDREVEKFVKTCHSCQLVSQPQAPEPIKTTELPNGPWQHIAVDLMTPSLPSGDHLFVAVDYYSRYIEVEHMKSTTTDKIIRSLKRMFLTHGLPLSISSDNGPQFISHEFKEFMTENDIYHRKTTPLWPQANGEIERQNRSLLKRIKIAQIEKKDWKEELSSYLMMYRTTPHSITGVSPSELLFRRKIRTRLPGIEDYSTMTDDQDVRDRDSEKKEKGKMYIDNKRGAKESDIAVGDSVLLKQKPGNKLTPTFEAEPYHVTEKTGNSVTVESPSGVCYKRNTTHLKKFHERANTFTKSTVDDKIDGKRIETNIPNCETATRICDTSAYTTRPTEVRDTSVQITRPIRERKLPDRLKEYEVSFQ, translated from the coding sequence ATGGCAACGGCCATAATGACGGATTTAGGTGGAATACCTACATTTGATTGCCACGGGGATCAAACTACAGTCGGTGTGCGATGGACAAAATGGCGGCGCGCATTCGAACTTTTCATAGCAGGAAAAGGCGTGAAGGATGCTGCACAGAAGAAAGCATTACTGTTACATTGTGGTGGGATGGAGATGCAGGACATTTTCTTTACGTTTACACTGGAAGATCCAGGGGAAAATCAGACTGTGTACGATGTCGCGATGAAGAAATTAGACGACCATTTCAAACCACAGGTAAATGATGCATATGAGAGACATTTATTTCGCGCTATGAAACAGTCCCAAAATGAAACAATAGATCAATTTGTTACAAGACTGAGACAAAAAGCTGAATTTTGTGGATATGGCACGAAAACGGATGAGAGTATCAGAGACCAAGTCATTGAAAAATGTAGCTCCTCTGTTCTGAGACGTAAACTTTTAGAAAGGGGTAAGGATCTCACACTCGACAAATTACAAACAATCGCTAGAGCTCTTGAAGCAAGTGAAACACAGGCGTTTACCATGGAAAACATAAAATCTGAAGTGAATCACGTGCAAGTTAAGGGGTCACGTTCATGTAAAGCGTCAGTAACAAAGAAACCAAGTTCAGATAAACGATGCTATAGATGCGATCGAGAAGGACATAACCAATCAAGTGACAGATGTCCAGCAAAAGGGAAAGAGTGTCACAAGTGTGGACGTACAGGTCATTTTGCCAAATGTTGTAAGTCTGGAACTGTGAATAAACCAACTAAGGGGCGCAGTAGGGACCACAATCAAAGGAATTCACACGTTAGATTTGTAGACACTGCTGGGAACCAGGAAGATGACCATGATGATGAATACGCATTTTCGGTGACAGAATTTTCAAAGCAGCCAAGTATCACTGTACAGCTGGGAGGAGTGAGTGCAGAAATGATTATAGACTCAGGCGCAAGCTGTAACGTTATAGACAAGTCTACATGGGAAATCCTGAAAAACAAAAGAATCCAGTGTCAATCACAGCGATCAAGTAAGAGATTATTTTCCTATGGGAGTCAAACACCGATGAATGTCATTGGAACTTTTCTTGCAACTATCTCTGTGGGGTCTAAGTCCGAAGAAGCGGAGTTCATTGTCGTTGAAGAGAAAGGGCAAGCACTCTTGGGACGCGAAACAGCTCTGAAATTAGGCGTTCTGAAACTAGGACCAGATGTTCAAGTGAATACAGTGAGTGACAGTATATTTACAGAGTACAGCGATGTATTTCAGGGATTAGGAAAATTGAAAGATTTCCAATTAGAAATACCGATTGACAAAGAAGTCACACCAGTAGCACAACCTTTGAGGAGAGCACCTTTCAATCTGAGGAGTCTCATAGAGAAGAAACTGGATGAATTGGAGAACCTGGATGTGATCGAGAAAGCAAGCGGACCTACTCCATGGATATCACCTGTAGTCGTGGTACCTAAGAAGAATGACATCAGACTTTGCATTGATATGAGGCAAGCCAATTCTGCGATCATTCGTGAGAGACACCCGATTCCTACAGTCGATGAGGTTCTTCATGTTTTGAATCAGAGTACCATTTTCTCGAAACTGGATATAAAATGGGCGTTCCATCAAGTAGAGCTCTGTAAAGAATCGAGACCAATCACAACTTTTGTAACACATAAAGGATTGTATCGATATAAGAGACTCATGTTTGGAATAAGTTGTGCTCCTGAAATGTACCAAAGAGTGATACAACAAGCTCTCGAAGGATGCGAAGGAGTTAGAAATATATTTGACGACATTGTTGTGCACGGAACATCTGTGGAGGAACATGACGCTAGGCTTAGAAAACTTCTGGACAGGATTAGGGAGAAGGGACTCACCTTAAACAAAGAAAAGTGTAAATTTCGGATGTCAGAAATTGTGTTCATGGGACATTTACTGTCTGCCAGAGGTATAGGACCTGCGAAATCGAAGGTGACAGCTGTAAACGATGCTAGACAACCGGAAACAGCATCTGAAATTCGAGGATTTCTGGGGCTAGTCAATTACAGCTCGAGATTCATCCCAGATCTGGCAACGTTATCCGAGCCGTTGCGTAGGTTAACGAGGAAGGGAGTTCACTTCAATTGGGGCCAGGAACAGGAACATGCTTTCGAGGAATTGAAACGCAGACTCACAAATGCACAGACTTTAGGATACTATGATCCAAAGGCAGAAACAATAGTTATCACCGACGCAAGTCCTGTTGGCTTAGGCGCAGTCCTTGTACAGAAACAAAATGGAGATGAGCGTGTGATATGTTACGCAAGTAGGACTCTATCGGATGTTGAAAAAAGATACTCGCAAACGGAAAAGGAGGCATTGGGCATAGTCTGGGCATGCGAGAGATTTCACATGTACTTATATGGAACAGAATTCGAATTACGCACTGACCATAAACCTTTGGAATTCATCTATTCCAAGAAGTCAAAACCTTGTGCTAGAATTGAAAGATGGGTGTTGAGACTACAAACCTATACCTTCAAAGTGAAGCACATACCTGGAAAACAAAACATCGCAGATTGTTTGTCTCGTATGCCATCCAAAGAAGTTgatccattttttgttgaagacTCTGAGAcacatgtaaaatttgttgCGGAGACATCTACACCAAATGCAATGTCTACAAGACAAATCGAGCGGGAATCGGATAAGGATCCAGAACTGGTAGATGTTCGCGAGTGTATTCAGACTGGCAAATGGCATAACATACAGGAAAAATTGTATTTGACTGTGCGTGAAGAATTGTGTTGCATTGGAAAACTAATTCTCCGAGGGACCCGAATTGTTATTCCGACTGAATTGCGAACACACGTTTTGGAATTAGCTCACGAAGGTCACCCAGGCATTGTAGTCATGAAGAGGAGATTACGAGCGAAAGTTTGGTGGCCAGGCATAGATCGTGAAGTGGAGAAGTTTGTCAAAACCTGTCATTCATGTCAACTGGTTAGTCAACCACAAGCACCTGAACCGATCAAAACTACGGAATTACCAAATGGACCATGGCAACATATTGCTGTTGACCTCATGACACCATCGTTACCATCAGGAGATCATCTTTTTGTTGCAGTGGACTATTACAGCAGATACATTGAGGTGGAACACATGAAAAGTACAACTACAGACAAGATCATAAGGAGTCTGAAGAGGATGTTCTTAACGCATGGACTACCGTTAAGCATCTCAAGTGATAATGGTCCTCAGTTCATATCTCATGAATTCAAGGAGTTTATGACTGAAAATGATATCTATCACCGGAAAACCACACCTCTTTGGCCACAAGCTAACGGGGAGATTGAACGGCAGAACCGCTCATTGTTAAAACGTATCAAAATCGCGCAAATCGAGAAGAAGGATTGGAAGGAGGAATTATCGTCCTACCTAATGATGTACAGAACAACACCACACAGTATAACAGGAGTCAGTCCTTCGGAACTTCTATTTCGACGGAAAATTCGTACTCGTCTTCCAGGCATTGAAGATTATTCAACTATGACAGACGACCAGGATGTTCGGGATCGCGACTCCGAGAAAAAGGAGAAAGGGAAAATGTATATAGACAATAAACGTGGAGCTAAGGAGAGTGACATAGCTGTTGGAGATTCTGTGTTGTTGAAACAGAAGCCAGGAAACAAGCTCACACCTACGTTTGAAGCAGAACCGTACCATGTTACAGAGAAAACAGGAAACAGTGTGACCGTTGAATCACCAAGTGGAGTTTGCTACAAGAGGAATACCACTCATCTTAAGAAATTTCATGAGCGAGCGAATACGTTTACGAAATCCACAGTTGACGATAAAATTGATGGAAAACGGATCGAAACAAACATTCCGAACTGTGAAACGGCGACAAGAATTTGTGACACCAGTGCTTATACTACGCGTCCGACCGAAGTTCGTGACACAAGTGTTCAAATTACGCGTCCGATCCGAGAACGCAAACTTCCAGACAGGCTTAAAGAATACGAAGTGTCATTTCAGTGA
- the LOC125664905 gene encoding uncharacterized protein LOC125664905 has product MIANSQKATVIISHNLEEKPAKVVVEAMTSQGLRFPGFGSVQADDDLNKEYGGVAFIYDHSVVELFVPTWNNYEKSKDGDLWMDMHLNKIIEGNYTNNYMIEKSVENGVKYEQDWIEEEFQDGYKFWIVFDNPQSDRKPSVSSNCTGDSLAHPMGKYPDLVVVQIEVSIGTTHKVFEGQGISSMLQPTKQGLHYGGVLYGYSQTHVRYWIACESNFPGKATLLSIMDGWGESNQNVKAKRGSMTVRLWNFPATSVHSRRDPLQVLPGLKYVLQLPSPLWEKQFMSLQIEVQNGKNRNFRFNGLGSVMNEEFPYGGVVYGYNDSVAAIWVPETFDGNASNSAVFLVGGVWGDGYQDQRTNQVDILISVMSVYVPVCILNHSLGLQITVTKKYARSNETMFTYGDEIFLQCVSGYRQRTGNQSLLCTEAGTWNASVLECEEQCLCPCNLTGTGPSLKETDKLQKRIKQLKEELAIIKATTSKARRMRISVNDSRPSARAVGMILGAGILATFFGFIILSDLMMKSS; this is encoded by the exons ATGATTGCAAATTCTCAGAAGGCAACAGTGATAATTTCGCATAATCTAGAGGAAAAACCAGCGAAAGTTGTAGTGGAAGCAATGACATCACAAGGATTGCGATTTCCAGGATTTGGATCCGTACAAGCAGACGACGATTTGAACAAAGAATATGGAGGAGTTGCTTTCATATACGACCATTCGGTTGTGGAATTATTTGTTCCCACTTGGAATAACTATGAGAAGTCAAAGGATGGGGATCTGTG GATGGATATGCATTTAAACAAGATTATTGAAGGAAACTATACGAATAACTATATGATTGAAAAAAGTGTTGAAAATGGCGTGAAGTATGAACAAGATTGGATTGAAGAAGAATTCCAAGATGGTTATAAGTTTTGGATAG TATTTGATAATCCACAGAGTGACAGGAAGCCGTCAG TGAGCAGCAACTGTACAGGAGACAGTTTGGCTCATCCCATGGGAAAGTATCCGGATCTTGttgtagtgcagattgaagtttccATCGGAACTACACACAAGGTGTTTGAGGGACAAG GGATTTCGAGTATGTTGCAGCCTACAAAACAAGGTCTTCATTACGGTGGGGTGTTATATGGTTACAGTCAAACGCATGTACGCTATTGGATTGCCTGCGAGAGTAACTTTCCAG GTAAAGCAACTTTGTTGTCAATAATGGACGGATGGGGTGAATCTAATCAGAACGTCAAAGCTAAGCGGGGATCAATGACTGTACGACTGTGGAATTTTCCTGCTACCTCTGTTCACAGCAGACGAGATCCATTGCAAGTCCTACCCGGTTTGAAATATGTGCTGCAGCTTCCTAGCCCTTTGTGGGAAAAACAATTTATGTCTCTCCAG ATTGAAGTACAGAATGGCAAAAACAGGAACTTCCGGTTTAATGGTCTTGGATCGGTTATGAATGAAGAATTTCCATACGGCGGGGTTGTTTATGGTTACAACGACTCCGTTGCGGCGATATGGGTACCCGAAACCTTTGACGGAAATGCAAGTAATTCTGCGGTGTTCTTGGTTGGAGGAGTTTGGGGAGATGGGTACCAGGATCAGAGAACCAATCAAGTTGACATACTTATATCTGTCATGAGTGTTTATG TTCCGGTATGCATTCTCAATCACAGTTTAGGACTTCAAATCACAGTCACCAAGAAATATGCAAGGAGCAATGAGACTATGTTTACCTATGGCGACGAAATCTTCCTGCAATGCGTTTCAGGATATCGACAGAGAACTGGAAATCAGTCCCTTCTATGTACAGAAGCAGGAACCTGGAATGCGTCCGTTTTGGAGTGTGAAG AGCAGTGTTTGTGTCCTTGTAACTTAACTGGTACCGGTCCGTCACTGAAAGAAACAGATAAACTACAAAAAAGAATAAAACAGTTGAAAGAAGAGCTTGCTATAATAAAGGCAACTACATCAAAGGCAAGACGAATGCGTATATCTGTTAATGATTCTCGCCCTTCCGCCCGCGCGGTTGGCATGATTCTTGGGGCGGGCATTTTGGCAACTTTTTTCGGATTCATCATCTTAAGCGACTTAATGATGAAGTCATCGTAA
- the LOC130047874 gene encoding protein starmaker-like: MLDKNKHQKETPKTTNSSGDIKDNAESGKDIKDNAESGKDIKDNTESGKDIKDNTESGKDIKDNAESGKDIKDNTESGKDNAESRKDIKDNTESGKDIKDNAESGKDIKDNTESGKDIKDNTESGKDNAESGKDTKDTKKSQGKTSKTTQSQGKTSKTTQSQGRHQRQRRVRERYQRHKKESGKDIKDNAESGKDIKDNAKSGKDIKDNAKSGKTSKTTQSQGKIPKTQKRSQGKTSKTTQSQGRHQRQRRVRERYQRHKKESGKDIKDNAESGKDTKNNAESGKDIKDNSESGKDTKDTKKSQGKTPKTTQSQGKTSKTTQSQGKTPKTQKRVRERHQRQRRVRERHQRQRSHGKTSKTIQSQGKTPKTIQSQGKTPKTIQSQGKTSKTTQSQGKTPKTIQSQGKTPKTTQKSGKTPKTTQSQGKTTQSQGKSPKTTQSQGKTSKTTQSQGKIPKTTQSQGKAPKTTQSQGKAPKTTQSQGKAPKTTQSQGKAPKTTQSHSSPAQNR; this comes from the exons atgctagataagaataaacatcaaaaGGAGACACCAAAGACGACAAACTCCTCAGGGGATATCAAAGACAACGCAGAGTCAGGGAAAGACATCAAAGACAACGCAGAGTCAGGGAAAGACATCAAAGACAACACAGAGTCAGGGAAAGACATCAAAGACAACACAGAGTCAGGGAAAGACATCAAAGACAACGCAGAGTCAGGGAAAGACATCAAAGACAACACAGAGTCAGGAAAAGACAACGCAGAGTCAAGGAAAGACATCAAAGACAACACAGAGTCAGGGAAAGACATCAAAGACAACGCAGAGTCAGGGAAAGACATCAAAGACAACACAGAGTCAGGGAAAGACATCAAAGACAACACAGAGTCAGGAAAAGACAACGCAGAGTCAGGGAAAGACACCAAAGACACAAAAAAGAGTCAGGGAAAGACATCAAAGACAACGCAAAGTCAGGGAAAGACATCAAAGACAACGCAAAGTCAGGGAAGACATCAAAGACAACGCAGAGTCAGGGAAAGATACCAAAGACACAAAAAAGAGTCAGGGAAAGACATCAAAGACAACGCAGAGTCAGGGAAAGACATCAAAGACAACGCAAAGTCAGGGAAAGACATCAAAGACAACGCAAAGTCAGGGAAGACATCAAAGACAACGCAGAGTCAGGGAAAGATACCAAAGACACAAAAAAGA AGTCAGGGAAAGACATCAAAGACAACGCAAAGTCAGGGAAGACATCAAAGACAACGCAGAGTCAGGGAAAGATACCAAAGACACAAAAAAGAGTCAGGGAAAGACATCAAAGACAACGCAGAGTCAGGAAAAGACACCAAAAACAACGCAGAGTCAGGGAAAGACATCAAAGACAACTCAGAGTCAGGGAAAGATACCAAAGACACAAAAAAGAGTCAGGGAAAGACACCAAAGACAACGCAGAGTCAGGGAAAGACATCAAAGACAACGCAGAGTCAGGGAAAGACACCAAAGACACAAAAAAGAGTCAGGGAAAGACATCAAAGACAACGCAGAGTCAGGGAAAGACACCAAAGACAACGCAGTCACGGAAAGACATCTAAGACAATTCAGAGTCAGGGAAAGACACCAAAGACAATACAGAGTCAGGGAAAGACACCAAAGACAATACAGAGTCAGGGAAAGACATCAAAGACAACGCAGAGTCAGGGAAAGACACCAAAGACAATACAGAGTCAGGGAAAGACACCAAAGACAACGCAAA AGTCGGGAAAGACACCAAAGACAACGCAGAGTCAGGGAAAGACAACGCAGAGTCAGGGAAAGTCACCAAAGACAACGCAGAGTCAGGGAAAGACATCAAAGACAACGCAGAGTCAGGGAAAGATACCAAAGACAACGCAGAGTCAGGGAAAGGCACCAAAGACAACGCAGAGTCAGGGAAAGGCACCAAAGACAACGCAGAGTCAGGGAAAGGCACCAAAGACAACGCAGAGTCAGGGAAAGGCACCAAAGACAACGCAGAGTCATTCAAGCCCGGCACAGAACAGATGA